Below is a window of Methyloprofundus sedimenti DNA.
TACGCCAGCAGCGGGCACTTGTGGCGCATCAGCTTGTAAAGCAAGTTGCTGGTCTAACATAGATGCAATATTTTCGGCTTCGATAACAGTGCTATTCCCTTGCAGTAGTAGAGTGACGTGCAGTTGTTTTAAAAAATCCTTTGCGAATAGCGTTAAGTCCTGACGAGTTAAACTAGATAAAGCATTTAACTTTTGTTCATTTGTCCAGCGGCGTTCTACCAGAGTGCGTTTAAGTTCAGCGAGCACTTGTTGAAAGGGCTGTTGTTTTTGTGCGTTAGTTAATTTCTGTTGATAACGGGCTTTCAATATATGAAAGCGTTTTTCAGTGATTTCAGGTGCTTTGATGGCATCTATAATCTGCTCTAGCAAAACGGATTGTTTTTGATCATAACCAGAAAGAGCAACGCCCATGCCGCGCTCCGTGGCATATATAGAATAATTTAAACCAGCCAGGCGGGCAGGGTAGGCATAGCTGTTTAACTGTTTATTTACGATTCCTGTTAAAAGCGAGGTTAATAAACTATTGCGTGGTGTTTTATTGGCAATAGGTGATTGTAGTTCTATATACAGGTTGCTACGCGGCACATTAAAGCTGGTGTCAAGCTGATGCCATAGATCAAGACCAGGGTTTTGCTTAATTAATTCAGGATGTGCCGAGTCAGTTTGTGTCGTTTTAAGTGTTAATTCATCGGGTATAAATGGATTCGCGGTGGGTAATGCCAGAGCTGGATTAATAGGTGACTGAGACCAGGTTTCGATCAACTCTGGTTTAATCGGAGTAATTCGATAATCGACAAGATAATTTTTTTCAGTTTTATCAGTGGCAATATTTTGTGTATTCAGAGCAATCAGAACTCGATCAGGTCTTAACTGGTTTAGCAATTGTTTAATGAGTTCAGGTTTATATTGCTCAATAATATAAGGGCCGCGCAATACATCCTGAGGGGCATAATATTGTAAGTTTCGAGCTAGCATGGTCACTGTGCTGCTGGCATCATGTTGTTCTTGATAGCGAAATTGCAGCATTGCCATCTGTTTCTGTTCCTGGAATATCCATTCCTGTATATCGTAGTGTTGCAAAAGTCTGATGTATTGAAACACAATATCGATAATTTCATGCGTATGTTGTAAGCCGGCATGGGTCAAATTAATACCGAGATGCAAGCTTGATTCCTGTGCATTATCACTAAAACCTACTGATGCACTGAGTTCATCTGCCCAGCCTTTTTCTTTTAAGAGAGCAAGAATGCTGCCTTCTCCTTCGTGTCCGAGTAAAGACTGAAAATACGCGCTGGGCTTGGCAAGGTAATAAGACTGCGTTGCGGGTAATGGGAAAATCAAGCTGAGCTCACGTTTTTCCTGTAATGATTTGATGTCAATTTGTTGCGCCATTTGTGCTTCAGTTAATAATGGCTCGGTAAATACTTTTTTCTCGGCATAATGGTTAGGAATCGCAGAAAATTTGTCGGTGACCCATTTTTTCAAAACCGGCAATGGCTCATTGGCAAGCACTACTAAAGTCATTAAATTAGCTGAATAATGCGTCTTATAAAACTGCAGTAGATCATTTCTTACCGGGTCATTATCCCTATCGGCAAGTGTTTCCAGACTACCGACACTAAATTTGGCATAAGGGCTTTGCGGATTAAATGCCTGTTGTATGCCTGCATAATAACGCCGATTTTCAGTTTTTATTTTGCCTAAGTATTCAGAATTTACCGCATTTTTTTCTCGTTCTACGAATTCTGCATTAAATAATGGCGCAGTAAAAAACTGACTGAAACGATCTAGTGCAAGTTCCAGCGAGGCGTTTTCAATATCAAAAAAATAGTTGGTATGCTCTCTTGCGGTAAAGGCATTTCTAGAGCCACCGTGCTGAGCAATAAAGGTTTGATATTCATCAGCATCAGGATATTTTTCAGTGCCTAAAAACAGCATATGCTCCAGGAAATGCGCAAGACCATCCCTATCCTCAGGATCGCTGGCACTGCCCACAAAAACATCCAGTGACGCGGCTGCCTTTTTTGTCTCAGGATCGGAAATAATCAGTACCTTTAAACCATTATCCAGGGTAAAAGCTTGATATTGACGGCTGTCGTTCTGGCTTTGAATGATATCGGTTTTTTGCATAATCAGGGTAGTTGATGAACAAGCGTAGCAAAGTAAAGCAGGTATAAGAATAAGGAATTTTGAGTATGAAGTCATAGGCGATTAAGTTTGTTGTGTGTTGTGCATTTAATATTGAAAAAACAGGAAATTAAGCTATTTGCTTTGGCGTTTTTTTAAGCTTGTGTGCTGGTTAATTTAATTTTACTGAACCCACCATTCGCAGTGCGTAAGTTTGTGACCTGACCTTGATAAAGCCGGGCACTAATTGCGAGAATGGTTTTGCGATAGACAAAAAGCCGAAAATCAGTTTTGAACTTTTCGCCATCCGGAGTAAACGTAATTGTTGGCTTGATATGTTGCTGGACTAAGGTTGTTTCAGGCATCAGGCTACTTAGTTTATTTTTGGTTAACTTGTCACCCACGTAAACACCTTGACTGGCATAACTGGTTGTTGGTTTAAATACCTTGTCTTTACGTCCAGACCATAAGGTATCTTTAGAGAGTGAACTTAGCAGTTGGGTGTGTGGAATAGCCTGTTGTAAACGAGACGCGATGGCAGGTGCTAATAAGCCATTAAAAAACTCAGGATGGGACCAGTCAACCATGCGTTGCTTATCTGCTAAAAGCCCATAAATACGTGGGTTAGGTGTTAAGCATACAGATTGCTGTTGCCATGCATTGGCAATATGCTGCATTTCTGTAGTGTTTAAATAAAAGTCACAATGACGATTATAAATCAGATCGATAGCTTGATCTTGATAATACAGTTTCGTACCTTGCATTTCAACTTGCCCCGGGTCGATAATAACGGTTTTTATACCCACTTGTTGAAATAACTGAGCAAATACGCGCATTTCAGGATAAAGGAATTGCTGCTCAGGTAAATGGTCTATAATCGCAATTAAGTGTGGTTGGGCATTTGGGTCTTGGCGAAATAAGCGATATTCCTGCAGAAAAGTAGTTAATAATTTATCGGCCAGTTTGCTGGGGTATTGTATTGCATCGGGTTGATAGCAACGAGTTACAAACCACAAACCACCTGCATTTGTGTTTACTTCAATCAGTTTGGCCTGTTGAGTATCATCTATATGAAAATCATAGCCCATTAATACCGAGAAGTATTTGGGGTTTACTTGAGCATTGCCGGGGAGTTTGGGTAATTTGGCTGGGTAAGCTGGATTTTCACAGAGGCTTTGCAGGTCATGTACAACATTGATCATCTGCTTCAAACAGCGGTAAGACAGGTTGACCGTATGGCGGCTAATGCCTTGTTGTTGGTTTTTCATATTGCGGCGTATTCTTACATGGAACGGAGATAAATTAAATATATGATTATGCATACATGGTTTTCGTATTAGCGGTGCTTTAAATGCTATACAATAGTTAGGAAATTTTTCTTTAGTTTTAAACAAACTGTTTTATCAAATCTTAGTCATGACAGAATTGAATCAGAATAGCTCAAAAAAACGTAATCGTGGTATTTATTTATTACCTAACTTGTTCACCACAGGTGCCTTGTTTTCAGGTTTTTACGCGATAGCTTCGGCGATTTCAGGGCACTATGAAACGGCGGCAATTTTAATTTTTGTTTCCCTGGTACTAGATGGGCTAGATGGACGTGTTGCACGTATGACTAACACTCAAAGTGATTTTGGTGCTGAATACGACAGTATGGCCGATATGGTTTCTTTTGGTGTTGCGCCTGCTATCGTCATGTATTTATGGTCATTGTCTTCTTTAGGTCAGGCTGGTTTAATTGGTGCTTTTGTACATTTAGCGGGCGGCGCATTGCGCTTAGCGAGGTTTAATACGCAATTGACAACCCAGGATAAACGCTATTTTCAAGGCTTACCCAGTCCGGCAGCAGCCGCTATTTTAGCTGGTCTGGTCTGGATTAGCGAAAAATATACTTATGGTATTGATGATTGGCCGTGGTTAGTATTAATAATGACAGTGGCAACCGGTTTATTAATGGTCAGTAATTTTCGTTATTATAGTTTTAAGGATATTAATCTGCGCGGCAAAGTCCCTTTTGTGGCAGTCATTGGTGTTATGTTAGGATTTGCCATAACCTTATCAAATCCTGCGACGATTTTATTTTTATTTTTCTTTGGTTATGCCTTGTCAGGACCTGTTGTGACTATGTTATTATTACGTCGTAAGCGTCAAGGGCGTATGAACTAATAAAATGAACCAGACAGAAAGCAAACGCAATATTATGATCAGTCAACGGGCAATACCTTTTTATCTTTCCACTAGTTGCCTCGGCCGTCATCTGCCCTGCCGGGCATCTCTTTAATATTCTCTAATACACGTTCGATACGGATTCAGCGCGACTCATTCATTCTCTTTAAGCAGGAACTGGGTGGATGGCTGGGTAAAAGACCAGATTCGCAGGCTCATTCTTAAATAGATCCGTGTCATACTTCAATTGTTGGCTAAACAAAGCCTCCATGAATGGAATTTCCCATGAAAGATAAATTAATAATATTTGATACAACCTTGCGCGATGGCGAGCAAAGCCCTGGTGCGTCTATGACGCGTGATGAAAAAGTAAGAATTGCACGGGCTTTAGAACGATTAAAAGTTGATGTGATTGAAGCCGGCTTCCCTGCCGCAAGTGATGGTGACTTTGCTGCTGTAAAAGCGGTTGCTGGCGCTATTAAAGACAGTACTGTGTGTGGATTAGCAAGAGCGTTAGACAAAGATATTGATAGAGCGGGCGAAGCTTTAAAACAAGCGCAGAGTTCGCGCATTCATACCTTTATTGCGACTTCGCCTATTCATATGCAAATGAAGTTGAAAATGTCACCCGAACAGGTTATTGAATATGCGGTAAAAGCTGTAAAACGGGCGCGTCTATATACCGATAATGTGGAATTTTCTCCTGAAGATGCAGGCCGGTCTGAAGAGGATTTTTTGTGTCGTATATTAGAAGCCGTGATTGATGCCGGAGCGACGACCCTAAACATTCCCGATACAGTAGGGTATAGTATTCCTGCTGAATTTGGTGCGATGATAGCGAATTTAAGACGGCGTATACCCAATGCAGATAAAGCCATTTTTTCAGTACACTGTCACAATGATTTAGGCTTGGCTGTAGCTAATTCTTTGTCAGCTGTGATGAATGGTGCAAGGCAAGTTGAATGCACCATTAATGGGCTTGGCGAACGTGCAGGCAATGCAGCTTTGGAAGAAGTCGTTATGGCAATTAAAACTCGCCATGATGTTTTTTCTTGTGATACCCGATTAGATACCCGTGAAATTGTTGCGTGCTCTAAATTGGTATCCAGCATTACTGGTTTTCCGGTACAGCCTAATAAAGCGATAGTCGGTGCGAATGCATTTGCGCATGAATCAGGTATCCATCAGGACGGCGTATTAAAAAATCGTGAGACTTACGAAATCATGCGTGCAGAAGATGTGGGCTGGTCGGCAAATCGAATGGTATTGGGTAAGCACTCTGGACGCAATGCATTCAAAAATCGCATGACTGAATTAGGTTTTGAATTTCAGAGTGAGTCGGAATTAAATGATGCCTTTTATCGCTTCAAGCAGTTAGCGGATAAAAAACATGAAATTTTTGATGAAGACTTGCAAGCATTAATTACTGCGGTAAATACTGATAGCGAAGAAGAGCACTATAAATTAATCGCCTTAAAAGTCTGTTCAGAAACTGGAGAAACGCCGAACGCTAACGTTACTGTTAAAATTGGCAAACAGGAATTCAGTGCTGAATCAGAAGGCAGTGGTGCAGTAGATGCCAGCTTAAAAGCGATAGATTCTATCGTTAATTCGGATGCTTCTTTGGAGCTTTATTCGGTTAACAGTATTACCAATGGTACTGATGCTCAGGGTGAAGTAACAGTGCGATTGGAAAAAGGTGGCCGGGTAGTGAATGGTTTGGGAGCTGACACCGATATTGTGATTGCTTCGGCGAAAGCGTATATCAATGCTTTGAATAAGCTAGAAGATAAAGGTGAAAAGCAGCACCCGCAGGTGTAACAGGTTAGCTGCTTAATACCCCTGGATTAGGCTTTGGCTTGTACAGTGTATAGATTATATGAGCTAAAGTTCACACCTCTGGTTATGAAAGATCAGGATTTTGCTACTTTCTCGCTTATTTAGAGTTTACAGCACTGGTTACTTATGGATAATACAACACGATTACAGTATTTATCGGCAATGGGTATTGATGTCTGGGTGCCGAGAATTATTGCCGAAAATACTGAAATAGAGGCCATGGCCTCTGACGCTGCAAAGGATAGCTGGTCAAGCTTGCATACTGAAATGCGTGCTTGCCAGCAATGTGATTTATGCCAGACTAGACAGCAAGTTGTTATTGGTGCAGGAAATCAACATGCAGATTATATGTGGATAACCGAAGCACCAGGTCTTGAAGAAGAGCAGCAAGGCTTGCCGTTTGCAGATGATTCAGCCGAGTTGTTAACAGAAATGCTGAGGGCAATGCAACTAAGCAGGGAGCAGGTTTATATCACGCATATAGTTAAATGTCGTCCCCCTGAAGATCGAGATCCAAAGGCTCAGGAGTTAGTTGCTTGTGACGCCTTTTTGCAACGTCAAATTGCCTTGATTCAACCTAAAGTATTAATTGCTGTAGGGAGAATTGCGGCACATAAATTATTGCAAAGCAAAGCCCCCCTGGCGGACTTAAGGGGAATTGAACATCAATTTTCAGGTGTCCCATTGATTACCATGTATCACCCTGCCTATTTGTTACGCTCCTTAACAGAAAAATCAAAAGCATGGCAAGATATGCAGATGGCTTTAACTCTTTTAAACAAATATAAAAAATAATGATAAAACGAGTATTCAATCAAATTAAAAGCTTAGTGACCTATGATGCAGACAGAGAATTTTACTCCAAAGTTTTTCCCGATTCATTAAGCCAAATAGAACTAATGCGTTTTCGTAAAATGAGCAAAGCGGATTTACCACGAATTCTAGAAATAGAAGGGCAGGGTTATAATTACCCATGGAAAGAACCGATATTTCATGACTGTTTAAATGCGGCTCATTATGATTGCTGGGTGTGTGAAAACACTGAAAATAAAATTAACGCATTCTGTATTGTATCAACGGCTGTTGGTGAGGCAACCGTGCTTAATATTTGTATAGAACCGGATATGCGTCAGCAAGGTCTGGGACGAAAAGTTATGCAGCATGTTATTGATACAGCAAAAGCAAGGAAAGCTGAGAGTGTTTTCCTGGAAGTTCGTCCCTCTAATGCCGGCGCAATCGCCTTATATGAAAGCATGGGCTTTAACGAGATTGGTGTCAGACCAGGATATTACAAAGCAGAAAATGGTGAGCGCGAAGATGCCATCATGATGGCTTATAGTCTCATTTAATTTGCATAAAATTGATTAAATTCAAGATCTTAAATTTCAGTCAGGTTTGCATTCTGTTCCTTGTTATTCAAGGAACGCTATTTATCTTGCTGCGTGGCTCAGATGCATTATTACCAGCACTTATTCTAATTTCGCTTGTGTATATTTTATTGTTTTTTTTCTCCATGAATCTGAACTGTAATTTCTATTTAAAAGCGAAAAATAATGCAAAAAAAGGCTGTGTACTTTTGGGCTTTGATGATGGTCCTGCCCCTGAAATGACCTTAAAAATACTGGATATTTTAGATCAATATCATGCTCAAGCGGTTTTCTTTCTTATCGGGGAAAACGCCATCAAATACCCTGATATTGTTAGAGAAATTATCAACAGAGGCCACTTGGTCGGTGGACATACCCTGCACCATCCTACAAATTTTGGTACTCTGGATTTAGTCCGGGCTGAAGAAGAAATTATGCAGGGTATCTACGTTATAGAAGAGATTATTAACCAGAAAGTCACACTTTTTAGACCTCCGTTTGGTGTAACTAATCCGGTAATTGCCACTATCATTAAAAAAATAATTTAGAGGTGTTAGGCTGGAATATAAGGTCTTATGATACTATCAATGTTAATGTACAGAAAATGCTACTGCGAATTACCCGAAAAATTAAAAGTGGCTCTAGTATACTTTTGCATGACCGGGTCAAGAATACTGTAGAAATACTCCCGGATATTTTGCAGGATATTCAAAATAAACAACTGAATATTTCCCCTCAAGCAGATTAGTCAGTTTGGGTTAAAGAGAGGCATATTCCCATAAATTGCGCTGAGTATGGAACATTCCTTTTTACTCTCAGTAAGAGAAGGGGAACTGGAACCCGCAAGAGTCTAAATCAGTAATATTAAATATCTTTTTTGGAGAAAATCATGGTTGAAAATAGTCGGCAAGAGGAACAACTAGCAGCACGGGACACAGTAATCCGTGGTAATGATATTCATAATGAGGTTCGACAAATCGTTGTTGATGCTTTGAAAAATGGGCAGATGGAGCCTGAGCATATCAAAGAAGTTCTGCAGGCAGTCGTCAATGGTGCTGTTGAGGGCGCAACTGAAAGTGAACCCGAAGCAAAAGAAATATTGCAACAAACAATCGCAGGGATAGATGATGCTTTAAGCCAGATTGCTCAGGCCTCTTCTCTGGCAATTGAAGAAGCCGCTGATAATGTTGAGCAATTTAACGAGCATGATTTGAAACGTGCTTTAACTGACTTAAATGACCTGGAAAAGCTGTTTTTTGATACTTTGAATGATGTCGCAAAAGGCGGTCAGAAAGTGACTTCCGACATCATAAACAAACTCGTTCACCATCTGCAGCATAGCTCTACTTCAGTTGGCCGTACTGTCGAAGAAACTTCCAGTCACTTAAGAACGTTTCTTTCCAGCAAAGGTAAAAATATTCCGCTAGCTGATATTGCAAAAACAACGGGTGCTTCTGTAGCGAGGATTGCTAGTGGTTTGCTCGCGGGTATTGCAGATAGTTTATCTGCTGACGAAAAAAAGTAAATCGATGAGCATCATTCAGCAACTGTAAGAGCACAATATCGTTCAATGATATTAGGAACTTTAAATGCAGCTAAGGATCTTGGCCGGGTACATGAAATTGCATTAATCCTGATTCGTTATGGTTTTGGTGATATGGTTCGGCGTCTAGGTTTGTCGAATATCATTGATCGAGCCGGAAAAGTATTACATTGGTCAGAGGTAGAAGAGCTAGCTCATCTAGAGCCTCCGGCTCGAGTACGCAGGGCTTTGGAGGAAATGGGGCCTACTTATGTGAAACTGGGCCAAATTTTGGCAACTCGTGCTGATTTATTTTCTGCAGAATGGATAAATGAGTTTGCAAAGCTACAGGATCAGGTACAGGCAGTTCCTTTTTCCGAAATCGAACCTCAATTACTAGAAGATCTGGGTGGACAGATTGACGATTTTTTTTCTGAGTTTAATCACCAGCCTTTTGCAACCGCATCCATAGGTCAAGTTTATCTTGCGCGATTAAAAAGAGGGCATCAGGTTATCGTTAAAGTACGGCGACCTGGAATTAGACCCAAGGTTGAGGCGGATTTGCGTTTGTTAAAGCAAATAGCTGAAATTGCCGAACGGGAAAGTAAAGATTTTCGTCGCTTTCAACCTAAAGAAATTATTCATCAATTTACCTTATCAATGCGCCGCGAACTGGATCTGGCGGGTGAGTGTCGCAATGCAGAGCGGATCGCTAGCGCATTTTCCAATGATCCTGTTATTATCATTCCCAAAGTGTACTGGCAATGGACCAGTGAACGAATGAATGTGCAGGAATACATTGATGGCATTCCTGCTCGTGACCTTGTGGCCATAAATAATGCAGGTCTGGATCGTAAGCAATTAGCACGCAATGGCGCAGAAATAGTGATGAAAATGGTTTTGGAAGATGGCTTTTTCCATGCTGACCCGCATCCTGGCAATCTGTTTTTTCTACCCGAAAATCGTATAGCATTTATTGATTTTGGCATGGTGGGTCGATTGACTGAGGAACGGCGCTCTCAGCTTGTGCATCTTTTACAGGGGGTTGTTGCCAGAAATACCAGCCAGGTGGTCAGGATTTTATTGAAATGGGCGGGTGATACACTGGCAAACACGGAGAGTCTAACTACCGATGTAGATGGCTTAATTGATCAATATCATGATGTTTCACTTAAAGATATAGATATAGCAGGTTTTTTAAATGATTTGACCACCTTGTTGCGAGATCATCAGCTAAAGTTGCCTCCTGATCTGACTTTGCTAATGAAAACGTTAATTACTCTGGAAGGAATGGGACGGCAATTAGATCCAGATTTTAATATTGTGCAGGTAGCGACCCCTTTTTTACAGCGAGCTTTATTCAAGCGCTATACCCCCGATGCCATTGTAAAGCAAAGCTGGCAAAGTTTTTCCGGTATGCTCGAGTTGTTAACCGAACTGCCCAACGACTTGCACCGCTTACTGGATCTGGCGCGACGTGGAGCGTTAGGTGTACGCCTTGATATTGCAAAACCTGAGTGGTTAGCTAAAGAGTTAGACAGAGTAGTGAATCGTTTATCAGTCAGCCTGATCACTTCAGCTTTAATTGTCGGTAGCTCTATCGTTTCCACAGTGGAAGGTGGAGCCTCTTCATTTCTCGGACTGATAGGGTTTGTCGGTGCTTTTATGGGCGGAATCTGGTTATTGTTCTCTATCTGGCGTAGCGGTTAGGTTGTAATGCGACATTAACACAGGTGCGTTAATGTCGCGCTCCGGTGGAGCACCATATTAGCAATCTGTTTTTTACTCTACTCCTGATTTTATTCCTGAATTCGAAATTCAGGACCTGAGCCTCTATTCTTGCTCTGTTCTCTAAACCCGCTTCGACTTTGGACATCAGTGCTTGAAAGTGTGCGATATGAATAGAAGGAAGTCAATGCTACAAAAAAGCATTCATGGTATTGGCAACTGATATAAATGCCATCAGGCATTGAGGTGATATGACTAATAATCAAATGTCTTAGCCGGAAAAGCTTTTATTTATTCCATCTTATATCAAAAAAAGCGTATATCTCTATGTTTTTTATAGTTAATTTGAGTGGGCACATCAGGATCTACCCCCTTTTTTTCCTATATACTTCAGTACTAAGAGCATACATTTCTCATACACAATCGAAGGGATTGCAATATGCTTAAAATTGCTATTAAGCAGATGAACTCTACCGTTGCTGATTTTACGGGCAATACAAACATGATGATCGATGCCATGCAAGCAGCAGCAAGGAAAAGCACTGACCTTCTGGTATTTCCTGAATTATCTCTTTGTGGCTATTATCCATATGATTTAATTTATGAGCCTTTTTTTATACACCAATCCGACCAAGCTTTATCTCATTTACTTGAAGCTTCAAATCAGTTCCCAGAACTCACCAGTATTATTGGTACAGTCCGTAGAAATAAAGGCTCAGGAAATCCCTTTTATAATGCCCTGGTCGTTATTAGCAACGGTAAAGTTATCGCCGAGTATTACAAGCAGTTGCTACCTACTTACAATGTATTTGATGAACGAAGGCACTTCGAGCCTGGACCGGCAGTCCCCTGTTTAATTACAGTGAACAACATAAAAATTGGCTTGTTAATCTGCGAAGATAGCTGGAATGATTCTGAACGAAAGTACACTGTAAACCCTTTTAGAGCATTAGTAGTACAAAAACCTGAGCTACTAATAATTATTAATGCTAGCCCATCAAATATAGGCAAGCGAGAGCAACGGCATAATATTTTGTCAAACGTTGCCAGACATTATCAGCTACCTCTGTTATCGGTTAATTCAGTCGGTGGCCAGGATAGTCTGGTGTTCGATGGCGCTTCTTTTGCAATAAATGACAAAGGTGTTGTTATCTATGAAGCAGCGCAGTTTACTGCTACTCAAGAATATATTTGTTTTGATGCACAAGGCTTTAAGAATTATTCTTCTAGCCCGTGTACATCCTCCAATAATGAACTGGCATTTAAGCAGATAATATTAGGTTTAAGAGACTACTCTCGCCGATGTGGTTTTAATAAAGTAGTGATTGGCTTATCTGGTGGAATTGACTCAGCTCTCACCCTGACTTTAGCCGTTGATGCATTAAGTGCTGATAATGTTATCGGAATTACGATGCCTTCGGTTTTTTCTAGTAAAGGCTCGGTCTCTGATTCAAAGAAACTGTGTGAAAACCTGGGGGTAAAGTTGATTAATCACCCGATTAAACAACTGGTTGAACAATATTCAATCGATTTCAGCAAAGCATTTAACAAAACATTGCAAGGACTTACTTTAGAAAATTTACAAGCCCGGATTCGTGGCACAATCTTGATGGAATATTCTAATGAATTTGATGCCTTACTGTTATCCACAGGAAACAAATCTGAAATATCCATTGGTTACTGTACGCTCTATGGTGATACTAACGGAGGGTTGAACCTATTAGGTGATCTCTATAAAACAGAGGTTTACAGTCTATCTGAATATATTAACAATCGCGCAGGATATGATGTTATCCCGATGAATATTATTAACAAAGAGCCGTCAGCTGAATTAGCAGTCAATCAGAAAGATACTGATACTTTACCGCCCTATGAAGTTTTAGATGAAATTCTGAAATATTTAATTGAAGGCAAACAATTATCAGAAATTGAATATGCACATGTGAAAAATTATATTACTCAATTAGATGAAACTGATCCAGCTCTGGTTAATAAAGTTAGAAAAATGATTGCCCATAATGAATATAAGCGCTTTCAAGCACCACCAATTATTAGATTACGTGCAAGAGCCTTTGGCAACGGCAGGCAAATGCCTATAACTGCAAAATATTAGATCCGTTAGCTTTAGATCTGGGCTGAAAACTCTCATGTCGATGATTCGGCTTTATCCTTGATCAAACCGCGCGGCCAAAGCCTATCCACAAGAATGCGTCGGCCGTCATGCTTGTCAGGTTGGTTATATACCCTTTTAATCCTGAATCGATAATGTTCTGGCTGTTGCATTTATGAGGTGACCATTTTCAATGGCCTCCACAGCAGTCAAAAGCCCCGCTATCGAGACCTGT
It encodes the following:
- a CDS encoding insulinase family protein — its product is MQKTDIIQSQNDSRQYQAFTLDNGLKVLIISDPETKKAAASLDVFVGSASDPEDRDGLAHFLEHMLFLGTEKYPDADEYQTFIAQHGGSRNAFTAREHTNYFFDIENASLELALDRFSQFFTAPLFNAEFVEREKNAVNSEYLGKIKTENRRYYAGIQQAFNPQSPYAKFSVGSLETLADRDNDPVRNDLLQFYKTHYSANLMTLVVLANEPLPVLKKWVTDKFSAIPNHYAEKKVFTEPLLTEAQMAQQIDIKSLQEKRELSLIFPLPATQSYYLAKPSAYFQSLLGHEGEGSILALLKEKGWADELSASVGFSDNAQESSLHLGINLTHAGLQHTHEIIDIVFQYIRLLQHYDIQEWIFQEQKQMAMLQFRYQEQHDASSTVTMLARNLQYYAPQDVLRGPYIIEQYKPELIKQLLNQLRPDRVLIALNTQNIATDKTEKNYLVDYRITPIKPELIETWSQSPINPALALPTANPFIPDELTLKTTQTDSAHPELIKQNPGLDLWHQLDTSFNVPRSNLYIELQSPIANKTPRNSLLTSLLTGIVNKQLNSYAYPARLAGLNYSIYATERGMGVALSGYDQKQSVLLEQIIDAIKAPEITEKRFHILKARYQQKLTNAQKQQPFQQVLAELKRTLVERRWTNEQKLNALSSLTRQDLTLFAKDFLKQLHVTLLLQGNSTVIEAENIASMLDQQLALQADAPQVPAAGVIHLQEKSLNARRLTIDNHDAALALYFQAADKSPQSQAEAQLLGRIISSAFFADLRTRQQLGYNLGVAALPIKDIPGIIFILQSPVISAPEIEDRYHTFIDTYLQELQAISEQDLESYKAGLITRLLEKDKSLQTRSYRNWLEIDRGNDDFDTKERIAEAVSKIDKNRLIAVYTDWLIENPRQLRSYALGNQFINDDFPDPKLIIDIDAFKREHNKL
- the pssA gene encoding CDP-diacylglycerol--serine O-phosphatidyltransferase — encoded protein: MTELNQNSSKKRNRGIYLLPNLFTTGALFSGFYAIASAISGHYETAAILIFVSLVLDGLDGRVARMTNTQSDFGAEYDSMADMVSFGVAPAIVMYLWSLSSLGQAGLIGAFVHLAGGALRLARFNTQLTTQDKRYFQGLPSPAAAAILAGLVWISEKYTYGIDDWPWLVLIMTVATGLLMVSNFRYYSFKDINLRGKVPFVAVIGVMLGFAITLSNPATILFLFFFGYALSGPVVTMLLLRRKRQGRMN
- a CDS encoding 2-isopropylmalate synthase, with the translated sequence MKDKLIIFDTTLRDGEQSPGASMTRDEKVRIARALERLKVDVIEAGFPAASDGDFAAVKAVAGAIKDSTVCGLARALDKDIDRAGEALKQAQSSRIHTFIATSPIHMQMKLKMSPEQVIEYAVKAVKRARLYTDNVEFSPEDAGRSEEDFLCRILEAVIDAGATTLNIPDTVGYSIPAEFGAMIANLRRRIPNADKAIFSVHCHNDLGLAVANSLSAVMNGARQVECTINGLGERAGNAALEEVVMAIKTRHDVFSCDTRLDTREIVACSKLVSSITGFPVQPNKAIVGANAFAHESGIHQDGVLKNRETYEIMRAEDVGWSANRMVLGKHSGRNAFKNRMTELGFEFQSESELNDAFYRFKQLADKKHEIFDEDLQALITAVNTDSEEEHYKLIALKVCSETGETPNANVTVKIGKQEFSAESEGSGAVDASLKAIDSIVNSDASLELYSVNSITNGTDAQGEVTVRLEKGGRVVNGLGADTDIVIASAKAYINALNKLEDKGEKQHPQV
- a CDS encoding uracil-DNA glycosylase, with translation MDNTTRLQYLSAMGIDVWVPRIIAENTEIEAMASDAAKDSWSSLHTEMRACQQCDLCQTRQQVVIGAGNQHADYMWITEAPGLEEEQQGLPFADDSAELLTEMLRAMQLSREQVYITHIVKCRPPEDRDPKAQELVACDAFLQRQIALIQPKVLIAVGRIAAHKLLQSKAPLADLRGIEHQFSGVPLITMYHPAYLLRSLTEKSKAWQDMQMALTLLNKYKK
- the rimI gene encoding ribosomal protein S18-alanine N-acetyltransferase — protein: MIKRVFNQIKSLVTYDADREFYSKVFPDSLSQIELMRFRKMSKADLPRILEIEGQGYNYPWKEPIFHDCLNAAHYDCWVCENTENKINAFCIVSTAVGEATVLNICIEPDMRQQGLGRKVMQHVIDTAKARKAESVFLEVRPSNAGAIALYESMGFNEIGVRPGYYKAENGEREDAIMMAYSLI
- a CDS encoding polysaccharide deacetylase family protein, which encodes MLRGSDALLPALILISLVYILLFFFSMNLNCNFYLKAKNNAKKGCVLLGFDDGPAPEMTLKILDILDQYHAQAVFFLIGENAIKYPDIVREIINRGHLVGGHTLHHPTNFGTLDLVRAEEEIMQGIYVIEEIINQKVTLFRPPFGVTNPVIATIIKKII
- a CDS encoding DUF6781 family protein yields the protein MVENSRQEEQLAARDTVIRGNDIHNEVRQIVVDALKNGQMEPEHIKEVLQAVVNGAVEGATESEPEAKEILQQTIAGIDDALSQIAQASSLAIEEAADNVEQFNEHDLKRALTDLNDLEKLFFDTLNDVAKGGQKVTSDIINKLVHHLQHSSTSVGRTVEETSSHLRTFLSSKGKNIPLADIAKTTGASVARIASGLLAGIADSLSADEKK